The following are from one region of the Pirellulales bacterium genome:
- the glnE gene encoding bifunctional [glutamate--ammonia ligase]-adenylyl-L-tyrosine phosphorylase/[glutamate--ammonia-ligase] adenylyltransferase, with the protein MQLDQLRRYLDSPAEAEARLRSWGLNDPGHAHANLLSMATAGLTLDLLAAVCDCLADQLPQTSDPDMALNNLDRFVAAARSPLALGSLFERDRDALPILLQIFSTSQYFSDLLIQDPGGYDLLRVTEGQPVHRDVLVAELAAEIDALADPAAVSAALRRYKRRETLRIAYGDLIRGQALETVASQISFLADAIVEAAVRFARRQLTEKRGRPRRPDGQPARFVALAMGKLGGVELNYSSDIDLVFLYECDGKTDGPRPTTNVEFFDRLVRDVVKLLTEPTDLSYAYRVDVRLRPEGERGPVAHSLEAALAYYDVMGRTWERQAYVKARPVAGDRDLGREFLQSLEPWIYRRYLSLADITGIKALKRRIEHRVIHEGDESRNVKTGRGGIRDIEFAIQFLQLLNGGDLPELRTGNTLEAIAELENVGCLTHQERSLLDENYRFLRKIEHRLQIMFDLQTHLLPEQPGELRKLAIRMGYRDAPQKTALAAFDADYQSKTAVNRKILDHLLHDAFGDDAQTEPEVDLVLDPDPPPEKIAAVLGRYPFRDVPLAYQNLVSLATEKLRFLLTRRCRHFLASIAPGLLKAIAATPDPDSTLVNLEKVSDSLGGKGVLWELFSFNPPSMKLYVDLCSSSPYLSSILISNPGMIDELMDSLVLNKPPTRESLRETLDELSRGAEDLEPILHSFKNTMQLGVGVRDILGKVDVHASTAALSDIAETCVEAVAKAEYEKLVAKWGEPTVAGGPRTGERSRLAIVALGKLGGHELNYHSDLDLVFLYEADGPTFHGPRARRNATTTTNQHFYSELGQRIVKICTRLGPYGKLYEVDLRLRPTGKSGALATTFDEFARYFAEGAGQLWERQALTKARVAIAPPDVVETLSEIVARAAYDHPWQSTHAAAIRDMRRRMEENAPANNIKRGPGGIVDIEFIVQMLQLKIGCENAAVRNPSTLAALSLLHQHGYLNSEDYEYFTTSYHFLRTVESRLRLMQAPTRVLPDDPIELTKLAGALGYSDGAELQAECRRYLRRNRERFDALIAAEAPSLSESAAAVE; encoded by the coding sequence ATGCAACTCGATCAACTTCGTCGCTATCTTGACAGCCCGGCCGAGGCGGAGGCCCGGCTGCGTTCGTGGGGGCTGAATGACCCCGGCCACGCTCATGCCAATCTTCTGAGCATGGCCACGGCCGGCCTGACGCTCGATCTGCTGGCTGCCGTTTGCGATTGCCTGGCCGACCAGCTTCCGCAGACCAGCGACCCCGACATGGCGCTGAACAACCTCGACCGGTTCGTGGCCGCCGCGCGCAGTCCCTTGGCCCTCGGCTCGCTGTTCGAGCGCGACCGTGACGCCCTGCCCATCCTGCTGCAAATCTTTTCGACCAGCCAATACTTCAGCGATCTGTTGATTCAGGATCCGGGCGGCTACGACCTGTTGCGTGTGACGGAAGGGCAGCCGGTACACCGCGACGTGCTCGTCGCCGAGTTGGCCGCCGAGATCGATGCGTTGGCCGACCCCGCCGCCGTCAGCGCCGCACTGCGGCGCTACAAACGACGCGAAACCCTGCGCATCGCCTACGGCGACTTGATCCGCGGCCAGGCGTTGGAAACGGTGGCCTCGCAGATTTCGTTTTTGGCCGACGCCATCGTCGAGGCCGCCGTGCGGTTCGCCCGACGGCAGTTGACGGAAAAGCGTGGCCGGCCGCGTCGGCCCGACGGCCAACCGGCACGCTTCGTGGCCTTGGCCATGGGCAAGCTGGGCGGTGTCGAGCTGAACTATTCCAGCGACATCGACCTGGTGTTTCTCTACGAGTGCGACGGCAAGACCGACGGTCCGCGTCCGACCACGAACGTCGAGTTTTTCGACCGCCTGGTCCGCGACGTGGTCAAGCTGCTCACCGAACCGACCGATCTGAGCTATGCCTATCGCGTCGACGTTCGCTTGCGGCCGGAAGGCGAGCGCGGCCCGGTGGCCCACAGCCTCGAAGCCGCACTGGCCTATTACGACGTGATGGGCCGCACCTGGGAGCGCCAGGCCTACGTCAAGGCGCGTCCCGTGGCGGGCGACCGCGATCTGGGACGCGAATTCTTGCAGTCGCTCGAGCCGTGGATTTATCGGCGCTATTTGTCGCTGGCCGACATTACGGGCATCAAGGCCCTCAAGCGGCGCATCGAGCACCGCGTGATCCACGAGGGCGACGAGTCGCGCAACGTCAAAACCGGCCGCGGCGGCATTCGCGACATCGAATTCGCCATTCAGTTCCTGCAGTTGCTCAACGGCGGCGATTTGCCCGAACTGCGCACGGGCAACACGCTCGAGGCGATCGCCGAGCTGGAGAACGTCGGCTGCCTGACGCACCAAGAGCGGTCGTTGCTGGACGAGAACTACCGTTTCCTGCGGAAGATCGAGCACCGGCTGCAAATCATGTTCGACTTGCAAACGCACCTCTTGCCGGAACAGCCCGGCGAGCTGCGCAAGCTGGCGATTCGCATGGGCTATCGCGATGCGCCGCAGAAAACGGCCTTGGCCGCGTTTGACGCCGACTATCAGTCGAAGACCGCCGTCAACCGCAAGATTCTCGACCATTTGTTGCACGACGCCTTTGGCGACGACGCCCAGACCGAGCCCGAGGTCGATCTGGTGCTCGACCCCGATCCGCCGCCGGAAAAGATCGCCGCCGTCTTGGGCCGTTATCCGTTTCGCGACGTGCCGCTGGCCTATCAGAACCTGGTCTCGCTGGCGACCGAGAAGCTGCGCTTTCTGCTCACGCGGCGCTGCCGCCACTTCTTGGCGTCGATCGCGCCGGGACTGCTGAAAGCCATCGCCGCCACGCCCGACCCCGACTCGACGCTCGTCAACCTGGAGAAAGTCAGCGACTCGTTGGGCGGCAAGGGCGTGTTGTGGGAGCTGTTCAGCTTCAACCCGCCCTCGATGAAACTGTACGTCGACCTCTGCTCGTCGAGCCCGTATTTGTCGAGCATCTTGATCAGCAATCCGGGCATGATCGACGAGCTGATGGACAGCCTGGTGCTGAACAAGCCGCCCACGCGCGAGTCGCTGCGCGAGACGCTCGACGAGCTGTCGCGCGGCGCCGAAGACCTCGAGCCGATCCTGCACAGCTTCAAGAACACGATGCAGTTGGGCGTCGGCGTGCGCGATATCCTGGGCAAGGTGGACGTACACGCCAGCACCGCGGCGCTTTCGGACATTGCCGAAACCTGCGTCGAGGCGGTCGCCAAAGCCGAATACGAGAAGCTGGTTGCCAAGTGGGGCGAACCGACCGTGGCCGGCGGCCCGCGCACCGGCGAGCGCTCGAGGCTGGCGATTGTCGCCTTGGGCAAGCTGGGCGGGCATGAGTTGAACTATCACAGCGACCTGGACCTGGTGTTTCTTTACGAGGCCGACGGGCCGACCTTTCACGGGCCGCGCGCCCGGCGCAACGCGACCACCACGACCAACCAGCACTTTTACAGCGAGCTGGGCCAGCGGATCGTGAAAATCTGCACGCGGCTCGGCCCTTACGGAAAACTGTATGAGGTCGACTTGCGGCTGCGTCCGACGGGCAAGAGCGGCGCGCTGGCGACCACGTTCGATGAATTCGCCCGCTACTTCGCCGAAGGCGCCGGCCAGCTCTGGGAGCGGCAGGCGCTGACCAAGGCCCGTGTGGCGATCGCCCCGCCCGACGTGGTCGAAACGCTCAGTGAGATCGTGGCCCGCGCCGCCTACGATCATCCCTGGCAGAGTACGCATGCCGCGGCGATTCGCGACATGCGTCGGCGGATGGAGGAAAACGCGCCGGCGAACAACATCAAGCGCGGGCCGGGCGGCATTGTCGACATCGAATTCATCGTGCAGATGCTGCAACTGAAAATCGGCTGCGAGAATGCCGCCGTTCGCAACCCAAGCACGCTGGCCGCTCTTTCGCTGCTGCACCAGCACGGTTATCTCAACAGCGAAGACTATGAATACTTCACCACCAGCTATCATTTTTTGCGGACGGTCGAGTCGCGTCTGCGGCTGATGCAAGCGCCGACGCGTGTTTTGCCCGACGACCCCATTGAGTTGACCAAACTGGCCGGCGCTTTGGGCTATTCGGACGGGGCCGAGTTGCAAGCCGAGTGCCGGCGTTACCTGCGCCGCAACCGCGAGCGGTTCGATGCCCTGATTGCCGCGGAAGCCCCGTCGCTCTCGGAATCCGCCGCGGCGGTAGAATGA
- a CDS encoding MFS transporter, whose protein sequence is MSTSSAAPQKLTAVQWLICTMAAIGFAFDIYVLLMLPPVLKPMLDTFGIEFGTDAYKSWTWQLFFIPALFGGVFGLLGGYLTDLLGRRRILTWSILLYAFSTLAAGFCTSPGMFLFFRCATFVGVCVEFVAAVAWLAELFPDPKRREAVLGYTQAFSSIGGLLVPGAHWLAHNPSFAQYLPQILGAHDAWRYEVISGVIPAIPLIIIRPFLPESPEWQRKKLAGTLKRPSIRELFQPAYRRTTLVTTLMFACSFGAAFGAIQQLPQIVPNMPGVATLSKPVEKEGVVKNVLFSQEIGGLVGRCALAVLAVRIVSRQGLLRVFQVPGLVVVPLVFFYPAKDNLNLLLVGIFFASFFTIAQFSFWGNYLPRVYPLHLRGTGESFAANIGGRVIGTSAAVLTTKLTAWMPGSTYSIKLANAAAAVALLVYAVGSLACFWLPEPKHEELPED, encoded by the coding sequence ATGAGCACTTCGTCCGCCGCGCCGCAAAAGCTGACCGCCGTCCAATGGCTGATCTGCACGATGGCGGCCATCGGCTTCGCGTTCGACATTTACGTGCTGCTCATGCTGCCGCCGGTGCTGAAGCCGATGCTGGACACGTTCGGCATCGAGTTTGGTACCGATGCCTACAAGTCATGGACCTGGCAGCTCTTCTTCATCCCTGCTTTGTTCGGCGGGGTTTTCGGGTTGCTGGGCGGATACTTGACCGACCTGCTGGGACGACGGCGAATCCTGACCTGGAGCATCTTGCTCTACGCGTTTTCAACGTTGGCCGCCGGATTCTGCACGTCGCCGGGCATGTTCCTGTTCTTCCGCTGCGCGACCTTTGTGGGTGTGTGCGTCGAATTTGTGGCCGCGGTCGCCTGGTTGGCGGAGCTGTTTCCGGACCCGAAGCGCCGCGAGGCGGTGCTCGGCTACACGCAGGCCTTTTCGTCGATCGGGGGGCTGCTGGTTCCCGGCGCTCACTGGTTGGCCCACAACCCCAGCTTCGCCCAATACCTTCCGCAAATCCTCGGCGCCCACGATGCCTGGCGATACGAGGTGATTTCGGGCGTGATCCCGGCGATTCCCTTAATCATCATCCGGCCGTTCTTGCCCGAGTCGCCCGAATGGCAGCGGAAGAAATTGGCCGGCACCTTGAAGCGGCCGAGCATCAGGGAACTCTTTCAGCCGGCCTACCGGCGCACGACGCTGGTGACCACCCTGATGTTCGCTTGCAGCTTCGGGGCGGCCTTTGGGGCGATTCAGCAGTTGCCGCAAATCGTGCCCAACATGCCGGGCGTGGCTACTCTTTCCAAGCCGGTGGAAAAAGAGGGCGTGGTCAAGAACGTGCTGTTCTCGCAGGAGATTGGCGGCCTGGTGGGCCGTTGTGCATTGGCCGTGTTGGCGGTGCGGATCGTCAGCCGTCAAGGTCTGCTGCGCGTGTTCCAGGTGCCGGGCTTGGTTGTCGTGCCGTTGGTGTTCTTCTACCCGGCCAAAGACAACCTCAACCTTTTGCTGGTCGGCATTTTTTTCGCCAGTTTCTTTACGATTGCCCAGTTCAGTTTCTGGGGCAACTATTTGCCGCGGGTCTACCCGCTTCACCTGCGCGGCACCGGTGAAAGCTTCGCGGCCAACATCGGCGGGCGGGTCATCGGCACGTCCGCCGCAGTGCTCACGACGAAGCTGACTGCATGGATGCCCGGTTCGACATATTCGATCAAGTTGGCGAACGCCGCCGCCGCGGTCGCGCTGTTGGTGTATGCCGTCGGCAGCCTGGCCTGCTTCTGGCTGCCGGAGCCGAAGCACGAAGAACTGCCCGAAGATTGA
- a CDS encoding phosphoenolpyruvate hydrolase family protein encodes MSQFPRDQILTRLRAKVAAGKPIVGGGAGTGISAKMSEAGGIDLLVIYNSGRFRMAGRGSLAGMMPYGDANAIVMDMAREVLPVVKHTPVLAGVCGTDPFRLMQLFLRDVAAAGFSGVQNFPTVGLYDGTFRTGLEETGMGFGLEVDMVRLAREMNLLTTPYCFHADEARAMAEAGADILIPHMGLTTKGSIGASTAVTLDDAVGRVQDMRDAAVRVRRDILVLCHGGPIAEPADAQYVLDRTEGVVGFYGASSMERLPVEPAIANRVREFTGLRFRAGS; translated from the coding sequence ATGTCTCAATTCCCTCGCGACCAAATCCTCACGCGGCTGCGGGCCAAGGTCGCCGCCGGCAAACCGATCGTCGGCGGCGGAGCGGGCACCGGCATCAGTGCCAAAATGTCGGAGGCCGGCGGCATCGACCTGCTGGTGATTTACAACTCCGGACGCTTTCGCATGGCCGGCCGCGGCTCGCTGGCCGGCATGATGCCCTACGGTGACGCCAACGCCATCGTCATGGACATGGCCCGCGAGGTGCTGCCGGTCGTCAAGCACACGCCCGTGCTGGCCGGAGTCTGCGGCACCGATCCCTTTCGCCTGATGCAGCTCTTCTTGCGCGACGTGGCCGCGGCGGGTTTTTCGGGCGTGCAAAACTTTCCCACCGTCGGCCTTTACGACGGCACCTTCCGCACCGGCCTGGAAGAAACCGGCATGGGCTTCGGCCTGGAAGTTGATATGGTCCGCCTGGCCCGCGAGATGAACCTGCTCACCACCCCGTATTGCTTCCATGCCGACGAGGCCCGCGCGATGGCCGAAGCCGGGGCCGATATTCTCATTCCTCACATGGGCCTGACCACCAAGGGAAGCATCGGGGCCTCGACCGCCGTGACGCTCGACGACGCCGTGGGCCGTGTGCAAGACATGCGCGACGCGGCGGTGCGCGTCCGTCGCGACATCCTGGTGCTGTGCCACGGGGGGCCGATCGCCGAACCGGCCGATGCCCAATACGTGCTCGACCGAACGGAAGGCGTCGTCGGTTTCTATGGGGCGAGCAGCATGGAGCGCTTGCCCGTCGAGCCTGCCATCGCCAACCGCGTGCGCGAATTCACAGGGCTGCGTTTTCGAGCGGGCTCATGA
- the typA gene encoding translational GTPase TypA, translating into MSNTVCLQRRTDIRNIAIIAHVDHGKTTLVDCLLRQSGEFRASQLVGEQILDSNELERERGITILAKNIAIPYRGVKINLIDTPGHADFGGEVERVLRMADGALVLVDAAEGPMPQTRFVLSKALEFGLKPVVVINKIDRSDARPDEVLNETFELFVELGADDALADFPYIFSSSREGFATHDFNERGDSMQPLLDLVLESVPGPEIDAEAPLQLLVTTLDWSEYVGRIAIGRIQSGRIARGQRVALLQAGDVELPAKVSQLYVFAKLGRVEVEEATAGDVVAVVGLEEVEIGDTISDYELRRPLPRLEIDQPTLEMIFSINTSPFAGRAGKYVTTRNLRDRLNKELERNVALRVEPEPGSDAFVVAGRGLLHLSVLIETMRREGFELSVGKPRVITRERDGIIEEPFETLVVEVPPDRLGAVMELVGTRRGQMRGMHSRGDYSHVSFSIPARGLIGLRTRLLNATQGTATMHHRFEGYRPLEGDIAGRPNGVLVSIVTGKAVAFGLDGLQERAELFVAPGDEVYEGMIVGENSRTGDMTVNPTKEKKLTNMRASGSDRNIILKPPRQMTLEMALEYIEEDELVEITPSHIRLRKAMLSEHDRRRAARRGA; encoded by the coding sequence ATGTCGAATACTGTTTGCCTGCAACGCCGCACCGATATCCGCAACATCGCCATCATCGCCCACGTCGATCATGGCAAAACCACGCTCGTCGACTGCCTGCTGCGGCAAAGCGGTGAGTTTCGTGCCAGCCAGCTCGTGGGCGAGCAGATTCTCGATTCCAACGAGCTGGAACGCGAACGGGGCATCACCATCCTGGCCAAGAACATCGCCATCCCCTACCGCGGCGTGAAGATCAACCTGATCGACACGCCCGGCCACGCCGATTTCGGCGGCGAGGTGGAACGCGTGCTGCGGATGGCCGACGGCGCCTTGGTGCTGGTCGATGCCGCCGAAGGCCCCATGCCCCAGACCCGCTTCGTGCTCTCCAAGGCCCTGGAATTCGGCCTCAAGCCGGTGGTGGTGATTAACAAGATCGACCGCTCCGATGCCCGGCCCGACGAAGTGCTCAACGAAACATTCGAGTTGTTCGTCGAGCTGGGGGCCGACGACGCCCTGGCCGATTTCCCTTATATCTTTTCCAGCTCGCGGGAAGGCTTCGCCACGCACGACTTCAACGAGCGGGGCGACTCGATGCAGCCGCTGCTCGATCTGGTTTTGGAATCGGTGCCCGGCCCGGAAATTGACGCCGAGGCTCCGTTGCAGCTTCTGGTGACCACGCTCGACTGGTCGGAGTACGTGGGCCGCATCGCCATTGGCCGCATCCAATCGGGGCGCATTGCCCGCGGACAGCGGGTGGCCTTGCTGCAGGCCGGCGACGTGGAGTTGCCGGCGAAGGTCAGCCAGCTCTACGTGTTTGCCAAACTGGGCCGCGTGGAGGTCGAAGAAGCGACCGCCGGCGACGTGGTGGCGGTGGTCGGGCTGGAAGAGGTCGAAATCGGCGACACGATCAGCGATTATGAGCTCCGCCGCCCGTTGCCCCGCCTGGAGATCGACCAGCCCACGCTGGAGATGATTTTCAGCATCAACACCTCGCCCTTCGCCGGCCGCGCGGGCAAATACGTCACGACTCGCAATCTGCGCGACCGGCTGAACAAGGAGCTGGAGCGGAACGTCGCCCTGCGCGTCGAACCGGAGCCGGGTTCCGACGCCTTCGTGGTGGCCGGCCGCGGCTTGCTGCACCTTTCGGTGCTGATTGAGACCATGCGCCGCGAGGGTTTTGAGCTGTCGGTGGGGAAGCCGCGAGTGATCACGCGCGAGCGCGACGGCATCATCGAAGAACCGTTTGAGACGCTGGTCGTGGAAGTGCCGCCCGACCGGCTGGGAGCGGTAATGGAGCTGGTCGGCACGCGCCGCGGACAGATGCGCGGCATGCACAGCCGCGGCGATTACTCGCACGTGTCGTTTTCGATTCCGGCACGCGGGCTGATCGGTCTGCGCACGCGGCTGTTGAACGCCACGCAGGGGACGGCGACCATGCACCACCGCTTCGAGGGCTATCGGCCCTTGGAGGGTGACATCGCCGGCCGGCCCAATGGCGTACTGGTGTCGATCGTCACCGGCAAGGCGGTGGCCTTTGGCCTGGATGGATTGCAAGAACGGGCGGAGCTGTTTGTCGCTCCGGGCGATGAAGTTTATGAAGGGATGATCGTCGGCGAGAACAGCCGCACGGGCGACATGACGGTGAACCCGACGAAGGAGAAGAAGCTGACGAACATGCGTGCCTCCGGCAGCGACCGCAACATCATCCTCAAGCCGCCGCGCCAGATGACGTTGGAGATGGCGCTGGAGTATATTGAAGAGGACGAGTTGGTCGAGATCACGCCTTCGCACATACGCTTGCGCAAGGCGATGCTGAGCGAGCATGACCGCCGCCGCGCCGCCCGCCGCGGGGCCTAA
- a CDS encoding DUF4038 domain-containing protein → MLRFARLQNGNPQVLCAAVLLAGMPVSAANNGGGAVAPSTKSARLKVSSNGRYFVDQDGKPFFYLAGTCWLLFQRPNHEEVDEYLKDRAGKGFTVIQAYLIRGLDKRHPDGNRSLVGQPPFIDRDPTRPNEAFFKNVDDVINRANELGLVLGLVTAKSWHVNNHPEKVFNETNAYENHPTGAGKPRVDAHKVRTQAYAAMLAGAAGHACGALDLFWFFKA, encoded by the coding sequence ATGCTCCGCTTCGCACGACTCCAAAACGGTAATCCGCAGGTGCTTTGCGCCGCGGTTTTGCTGGCCGGCATGCCCGTTTCTGCGGCGAATAACGGCGGAGGTGCAGTCGCGCCTTCGACCAAGAGTGCGAGGCTCAAGGTCAGCTCGAACGGGCGCTATTTTGTCGACCAGGACGGCAAGCCCTTCTTCTACCTCGCGGGCACCTGCTGGCTGCTGTTTCAGAGGCCAAATCACGAAGAAGTAGACGAGTACCTGAAGGACCGGGCCGGCAAAGGGTTTACCGTAATCCAAGCCTATCTCATCCGGGGCCTCGACAAGCGACATCCGGATGGGAACCGCTCGCTCGTCGGGCAACCGCCGTTTATCGACCGTGATCCCACGAGGCCCAATGAAGCGTTCTTCAAGAACGTCGATGATGTGATCAACCGCGCGAACGAGCTCGGTCTGGTGCTGGGCCTGGTCACCGCCAAGTCGTGGCACGTCAACAATCATCCGGAGAAAGTGTTCAACGAGACGAACGCCTATGAGAACCATCCCACCGGTGCGGGAAAGCCCCGTGTGGACGCCCATAAGGTGCGAACGCAGGCCTACGCCGCGATGCTCGCCGGCGCGGCGGGCCACGCCTGCGGCGCGCTCGACCTTTTCTGGTTCTTCAAGGCATGA
- a CDS encoding S41 family peptidase, producing the protein MPRRNLYLLCAVAVVSLACYVKADSAYRSRYGQMSETFIEALKQIDQNYIEPVQERQLFEAALTGMVARLGDPYSAYEPPQEALEFRQQLDQKFGGIGVEITLDPETKRLTVASPMIGTPAYEAGILAGDQIVAIDGQSTEGLDYEEARRRMRGEPGEPVTLSVLHPGQSAAREVKLVRAVIEIPSVLGDARDERGQWNFTLAEHPAIGYLRIISFGEQTVDELQAAIVELEKKQVQAVVIDLRHNFGGILRAAVATCDLFVPKGVIVTTRGRDKKQVLEPFYASGKARCTKWPIAVLVDHLTASAAEIVAACLQDHHRAVVVGERTWGKGTVQNVLPLEGGKSALKLTVATYWRPNELNIHRSLTAKEEDEWGVKPDSGFEVKLSPDDQVRSAEARRQRDMNGGKAEGNELPPLYDPPLDKAVEHLRRKLDAQPSSMDAA; encoded by the coding sequence ATGCCTCGCCGAAACCTTTACCTGTTGTGTGCCGTCGCGGTGGTCTCGTTGGCCTGCTATGTGAAGGCCGACAGTGCCTATCGCAGCCGCTACGGCCAGATGTCGGAGACGTTCATCGAGGCGCTGAAGCAGATCGACCAGAACTACATCGAGCCGGTTCAAGAGCGGCAGTTGTTCGAGGCGGCGTTGACCGGCATGGTGGCCCGGCTGGGCGATCCCTACTCCGCCTACGAACCGCCCCAGGAGGCGCTCGAATTCCGCCAACAGCTCGATCAGAAGTTCGGCGGCATCGGCGTCGAGATTACGCTCGACCCCGAAACGAAGCGGCTCACCGTCGCCAGCCCCATGATCGGCACGCCCGCTTACGAGGCGGGCATCCTGGCTGGTGACCAGATCGTGGCCATTGACGGGCAAAGCACCGAAGGCCTCGACTATGAAGAGGCCCGCCGCCGCATGCGTGGCGAACCGGGCGAGCCGGTGACGCTTTCCGTCTTGCACCCAGGTCAATCCGCGGCGCGGGAAGTGAAGCTCGTGCGTGCCGTCATTGAAATCCCCAGCGTGCTGGGCGACGCCCGCGACGAGCGGGGCCAATGGAACTTCACGCTGGCCGAGCATCCCGCCATCGGCTACCTGCGGATCATCAGCTTCGGCGAACAGACCGTCGACGAGTTGCAGGCCGCGATTGTCGAGCTGGAGAAAAAGCAGGTGCAAGCGGTGGTGATCGACCTGCGGCACAACTTCGGCGGAATTCTTCGGGCGGCGGTCGCCACCTGCGACCTCTTTGTGCCGAAGGGGGTGATCGTCACCACGCGCGGCCGCGACAAGAAGCAGGTGCTCGAACCTTTTTACGCCTCCGGCAAGGCCCGCTGTACGAAGTGGCCGATTGCCGTGCTCGTCGACCATCTCACCGCCAGTGCCGCCGAGATTGTGGCCGCTTGCCTGCAAGACCACCATCGGGCCGTCGTCGTCGGCGAGCGGACCTGGGGCAAGGGAACCGTGCAAAACGTGCTGCCGTTGGAGGGCGGCAAAAGTGCCCTCAAACTCACCGTGGCCACCTACTGGCGCCCCAACGAGTTGAACATCCACCGCTCGCTTACGGCGAAAGAAGAAGACGAATGGGGAGTGAAGCCCGATTCCGGTTTCGAGGTTAAACTCAGCCCAGACGATCAGGTCCGCTCGGCCGAAGCTCGTCGTCAGCGCGACATGAACGGCGGCAAGGCGGAGGGAAACGAGTTGCCGCCGCTCTACGATCCGCCGCTCGACAAGGCGGTCGAGCATCTTCGGCGAAAGCTGGATGCCCAGCCGTCCTCCATGGATGCAGCCTGA
- the queA gene encoding tRNA preQ1(34) S-adenosylmethionine ribosyltransferase-isomerase QueA yields MSSELSHYDYDLPRPLIAQQPLGRRSDARLMVIDRADGSIQHRHVRDLPELLRANDCLVINDSRVVPARLLGKRTLTGGHWEGLFLSVDEPGQWRLLCKTRGKLMPGETVTLINRRGVDDLQLRLIEKQPGGVWLARIESNDETFALLDRVGRVPLPHYIRGGEMVEDDRRRYQTVYARHPGSAAAPTAGLHFTDELLGRLIDTGVTPVRVTLHVGLDTFRPITAATLAEHHMHSERGEIAAAAVERIEHCRSLGGRVVTVGTTSVRILETAAASGALKPWAGRTELFIRPPYEFQIVDALMTNFHLPRTSLLVLVRTFGGAELIMRAYDEAVREKYRFYSYGDAMLIV; encoded by the coding sequence ATGAGCTCGGAGCTGTCTCACTACGATTACGATCTTCCTCGCCCGCTGATCGCCCAGCAACCGTTGGGCCGCCGCAGCGACGCGCGGCTGATGGTCATCGACCGTGCCGACGGCTCGATCCAGCACCGCCACGTGCGCGACCTGCCGGAGTTGTTGCGAGCGAACGACTGCCTGGTGATCAACGACAGCCGCGTAGTGCCGGCCCGTTTGCTGGGCAAGCGGACGCTCACCGGCGGCCACTGGGAGGGCCTTTTTCTTTCCGTCGATGAGCCGGGCCAGTGGCGGCTGTTGTGCAAGACGCGCGGCAAGCTGATGCCCGGCGAAACCGTGACGCTCATCAACCGCCGCGGCGTCGACGACCTTCAACTCCGATTGATCGAAAAGCAGCCTGGCGGCGTCTGGCTCGCCCGGATCGAATCGAACGACGAGACGTTTGCGTTGCTCGACCGCGTGGGCCGCGTGCCGCTGCCGCATTACATTCGCGGCGGCGAGATGGTCGAAGACGACCGGCGGCGGTATCAGACGGTCTATGCCCGGCATCCCGGTTCGGCCGCCGCGCCCACCGCCGGCCTGCACTTCACCGACGAGCTGCTGGGCCGGCTGATCGACACGGGAGTTACGCCGGTCCGCGTGACGCTGCACGTCGGCCTCGACACGTTTCGGCCGATCACCGCCGCCACTCTCGCCGAGCACCACATGCACAGCGAACGCGGAGAGATCGCGGCGGCGGCCGTCGAGCGGATCGAGCATTGCCGGTCGCTCGGCGGACGGGTCGTCACGGTGGGAACCACATCCGTCCGCATTCTGGAGACGGCCGCCGCTTCCGGCGCGCTGAAACCCTGGGCGGGCCGCACGGAGCTCTTCATTCGTCCGCCCTACGAATTCCAGATCGTCGACGCCCTGATGACGAACTTTCATTTGCCGCGCACCTCGCTGTTGGTGCTGGTGCGCACTTTCGGCGGCGCCGAGCTGATCATGCGGGCCTATGACGAGGCGGTCCGCGAAAAGTACCGGTTCTATAGCTACGGAGACGCGATGCTCATCGTCTGA